From the Anaeromyxobacter dehalogenans 2CP-1 genome, the window CAACCGGGTCGCGCTCCTCACCGTCGAGGAGGAGCGGCGGCTCGCCCGCCAGTTCCGCGACGAGGGGAACACGCGCGCCGGCCACCGGCTGGTCGAGGCGAACCTCCGCTTCGTGGTGAAGGTCGCGTTCGAGTACCGGTCCTACGGGCTGCGCATGGCGGACCTCATCCAGGAAGGCAACATCGGCCTGATGAAGGCGGTGCAGAAGTTCGATCCGGACAAGGAGATCCGGCTCATCTCCTACGCGGTGTGGTGGATCCGGGCCTACATCCAGAACCACATCCTCAAGTCGTGGTCGCTCGTGAAGATCGGCACGACGCAGGCGCAGCGTAAGCTCTTCTTCTCGCTGGCCCGCACCCGGCACGAGATCGAGCGGCTCACCCCCGGCGCCGGCCTCGCCGAGGAGGGCATCGACGTCGCGCTCGTCGCCAAGAAGCTCCGCGTGCGGCCGAGCGACGTGGTCGAGATGACCCAGCGCATGGAGGGGCGCGACCTGTCGCTCGACGCCCCGGTGGCCGACGGGACCAGCACGCACCTCGAGTTCACGCCCGCCGACGGCGAGCCGCAGGACGAGGAGCTGGCCCGCGCCGAGGAGGACGCGCTGCTCGCCCGTCGGGTGTCCGAGGCGATGGGGCGGCTCGACCCGCGCGAGCGCCACATCGTCGAGGCGCGGATCATGGGCGAGGGCAAGGAGACGCTCCGCGACCTCGGCCATCACTTCGGCTTCTCGCGCGAGCGCGCCCGCCAGCTCGAGATCCGCGCGCTCGAGAAGCTGCGCCGCGACCTCGAGCCGGTGGCCGACGAGATCGGCTGGCCGGTGACCGGCGCCGAGGCGAGCGCGGCCGACTGAGCGCCGCGTCTCCGCGCGGCATCCGCCCGCCCGTCGAGGCCTCGGGGCGAGCGGATGCCCGGAGCGGATGCCGCTAGCCCCGCTTCACCGCGAACGGCGAGAAGGCCTGCCGCTCGGGCATGAGCTCGAGCGCGTTCACGTTCACGTGTGGCGGGCGGGTCACGCACCACAGGATCGCGTCCGCCACGTCCTCGGGGCCGAGCGGCTGCATGCCCTGGTACACCTGCTTCGCCTTGCCAGCGTCGCCGGAGAAGCGCACCAGCGAGAACTCGGTCTCGACCATGCCCGGCTCGATCGAGGTCGCGCGCACGCCGGTGCCGATCAGGTCGGCCTTCAGGTTGAGCGTGAGCTGGCGCACGAACGCCTTGGTGGCCCCGTAGACGTTGCCGCCCGGGTACGGGTACGTACCGGCCACCGAGGCGACGTTCACGACGTGGCCGCGGCCGCGCTCCACCATGCCCGGCAGCAGCGCCCGCGTGACCACCACCAGGCCGGTGCAGTTGGTGTCGATCATGGTCTGCCACTCGTCCACCGAGGCGCGCTGCGCCGGCTCGATCCCCAGCGCGAGCCCGGCGTTGTTCACCAGCACCTCCACCTCGCCCCAGCCGGCGGGCAGGGTGGCCAGGCTCGCCTCCACCGCGGCGCGATCGCGCACGTCGAGCAGCAGCGGGTGGACGCGCCCAGCGTGGCGGGAGGCGAGCGCGTCGAGGCGGTCGGCGCGGCGGGCGGCGGCGACGACGCGCGCGCCGGCGCCGACGAGCGCGTCCACGCAGGCGGCGCCGATGCCGGAGGTCGCGCCGGTGACGAGGGCGAGGCGGTCGGTCAGGTCGTAGGGCATGGCGCGGATTCTAACCGCGCAGCGCCCTGGCCGCGCCCGGCGAATCGCCCGGCGCGGCGAGCGGCAGCGCGACGGTGAAGGACGCGCCGCCCCCGGGCCGCTCCCCGGCCTGGATCTCCCCGCCGTGCTGCAGGACGATCTTCTTCACGATGGCGAGGCCGAGGCCGGTCCCGGTGCCCTTGGTGGTGAAGTAGGGGTCGAAGATCCGCTCGCGCAGGTCGCGCTCGATCCCCGGCCCCTCGTCCGCGACCGTCAGCACCGCCCGGTCGCGGGTACGGGCCACCCCGAGGTGGATGCGGGCGCGCCCGGGCCGCGCCGCCTCGACCGCGTTCGCGCACAGGTTCGCGAGCACGCGGCGCATGAGCGCGCGGTCGAGCCCCACCGGGCAGCTGGGGCTGGCGCGGACCACGTCCACGTCCGCCGCCTCGGCGATCTGCGGGCTGGTGCGCACGAACTCCTCCACGAACTCGCCCAGGTCGGACGGCTCGGGCCGCACCTGCGGCAGCTTGGCGAAGCCGGAGAACTCCTCCACCAGGCGCTGCAGCGTGCCGATCTCCTCGCGCACGATCTCGCCGGCGTCCGCGAGCAGCCTCCCGAACGCCGGGTCGCCGCCGGGCGTCGCCTTCCAGCGCGCCTCGAGCTGCTGGAAGGCGAGCTGCATGGGCGTGAGCGGGTTCTTGATCTCGTGGGCCAGCCGGCGCGCCACCTCCTGCCACCCGGAGATCTTCTCCAGGTACACGATGCGGTCGCGGCTCTCGCGCACCTCGCGCACCATCGCGTTGAACGCGCGCGCCAGCCCGGCCACCTCGTCGACGTGGCGGCCCGGGTCCACCTGCACCGCGAGGTCGCCGGCCGCGAGCCGCCGGACCGCGCGCACCAGGTCGGACACGCGCCGGGTGGTCCGCCGCGCCAGCCAGAAGCCCACCCCGGCGGCCACCACCGCCCAGGCCACCAGCAGCAGCCCGAACGCGCGCACGTAGCTGCGCCGGATCTCCGCCTGGAGCCGCTCCACGTTCTGCACCAGCTCCGCCAGCTCGCGGGACTCCGCCACCTCGGCGAAGTAGCGGGCCTCGATCGCGAACACGCACTCGAGCTGGCCGCCGCCGGGCAGGCCCACCCGCGCCGGCGCCTCGCGCCACTCGCCCTCTGGGTTCGGCGCCTGCGTCTCGGCCTCGCTCACCACCTGGCCGTCGGGGCCGGTCCAGATCACCCGCCGCAGCCGCGGGGTCCGCTCCAGGGCGCTCGCCAGGTAGGCGGAGCCGGCGGCGGGATCGCGCGGGAGCCCGCGGGCGAGCGCGCGCGCCTGCTCGGCGTAGAGCGCCTTGCGCGCCTGGAACAGGTCGCCGTAGAGCGACGGGATCGACTCCAGGCGGTCCACCACCCGCGGGTCGAGCCCGAGCGTCAGGTTCTCCTCGGCGAGCCGCCCGGCGAGCAGGATGGCCCCGAGCGGCGGGAGGCTGGCCGCGATCACCAGCGCGAGCGTGATGCGCGCCTCGAAGCGCGACATGCGCAGGTGGCCGAGCAGCCGGCGGAGGCGGCCCGGCGCGGCGGTGCCCGCGGGCGCGGGGGCGCGGCCGGGGGCGCTCATCGGACGCTCACCTGGGCGAGGCTGAACGGGGCCGAGCGGAGCAGGCGCACGTCGGTGCCGGGGTCCGGGTCGCGGAGCAGGAAGCTCGCCACCGCCCCGAGGACGCTGCGCGAGCCGCCGCCCCCGCCGCCGCCCGCGCGGGCGCCGGCGGTGGGGTTCGCGATGTACTCGCGCGTCCGCTGGAGCTGCTCCTTCGACACCGGGTTCACCTCCACGCGCGCCTCCACCACCAGCCGCCCCGGCGGCAGCGCCCCGGCGGCGCCCAGGTCCACCTCCCGCGCGTCGGACAGCAGGCGCCGCAGCGCCGCGTAGTCGGGCAGCACGCGCCGCGCGCCCGCGGGCGTGCGCCAGTCCTTCACCGTCACCGCGTAGGTCTCGTCCCAGACGTCGAACAGGATCTCGATCACCTCGCCGGAGAGCGCCGCCGGCGGGCCGCCCTCCTCGCGCGACACCGTGACGTAGATGGCGACGAGGTTGGTGAGCCCGTTGCCGAGCTGCTTCTCCAGCGCGGCGGGGAACACGGCGGACAGGTCCAGCGTGGCCTGGAGGTGCCCGCCGCGGACCCACAGGTGCGCCGGCAGCGGCGCGGGCGCGGCGCGGGCCGGCGGCGCCGCCATCGCGAGCGCCGCGAGCGCCAGGCCGGCGAGCGCGGCGCGGCGCGCCCCGCGGCAGGGCTCCGTGCGGGCGGGCGGCGCGATCACAGGAAGTTGTCCAGCGCGTAGCCGAGCGAGGCGTTGAAGGTGCCCACCGGCGTGTCGAGGCGGAGCGCCAGGTCCGCCGAGAAGGGCAGGTCGGACACCGCGGTGCGGCCGCCGCCTGGGCGCGCCGCCGACCACACCCCGCGCGCGCCGATCGCGAGGTAGCCGCGGTGGAAGAAGCCGCCGCGCGACCAGAGCGGCACGGCGTACTCGAGGCCGGCCATGCCCAGGACCGCGTCGTAGCGCGAGTCGGTGGAGAAGTTCAGCTCGAGCGCACGCCCGAGCGCCGGCCCGACCGTGAAGTACGACCAGTCCGCCGCGTAGAAGCGCTCGAAGAACGGCGCCGAGCCCTGCGCCGCGCCGGCCGCGAGCTGGAGCCGGAGCCTGCGCCCGAGGAGCGCGTACGCGGTCTCGAGCTGCAGCAGGTAGCGGCTGTACTCGTAGTCGCCGCCGAGGAGCGCGGAGCCGAACGTGACCTGCGCCACCCCGCGGAAGCCGTCGGTCGGGAAGAAGAAGTCGTCCCGCGTGTCGATCTCGTAGGTGCCGGTGAGCGCGGACAGGTCGGACCAGCCGACCAGGATGGCGGGGCCGGGCCCGCGCGCCGCCGCCAGCGCGGGCGAGTCGTCGATGGCGGCCGCGTGCAGGCGCTCGTAGCGGTAGGTCGCGAGGAGCCGCTCGAACGGGCCCGGCCGCATCCCCAGCGTCACCTCGCCCGCCGCGCGCTGGTACCGGATGCGCGGGGCGCGCCCGTAGTCGGAGCGGTACGCCTCGCAGCCCGGGTCGTCGCAGGTCAGCTCCTCGCCGCGCAGGAACTGGCCGGAGACGCCGAACACGAGCGGCGGCAGCCGCCGCGGCGTGAGGTCGGGCGCGAAGAAGCCGCCGCGCAGCGCGAAGCGGGACGGGTCGTCGGACCGGCCCGACGGGGACCCGCCGTACACGAACGCGCCGGAGAGCCCCATGCCACGGCCGAGGAAGTTCTGCTGCGACAGCCCGAGGCCGCCGTAGAACGGCTGCGGGCCGGTCGAGCCGAACACGAGATCGCTCACGATGAGCGTGTTGCGCTCGGTGACCTCGATGACGAGCACCACCAGGCCGCGCTCCGAGCCGCGCTCGACCCGGGTCTCCACCCGCGAGAACCAGCCGAGCTGCAGGAGGCGCAGGCGGGACAGGAGCACCCGCTCGGTGTCGAGCACGTCCCCGGGCGCCACGAGCAGGTGGCGCCGCACCTCGGCCTCGCGCGTGTGCGTGAGGCCGCGCAGCTCGATGCGCTCCAGGTGATAGCGGCGGCCGAGCGGGCCGGCCTCGGGGCCGCCGGCCGGCGCGGGGGCGGGGGCGGGCACCGCCGGGGCGGGCACCGGCGAGGCGCCGGGGGCGGCGGCCAGCAGCGCGAGCGCGCAGAGCGTGGGGAGCGCGGGCATCGGGCGGCGAGTCTACCGAAAGACGCGGGGCCGCGGTCCGCATTCACCGCGCCGGCGTCGCGGCCGGGGCGGGCGGCGTCAGCGCCGCTCCTGCTCGCGCCGGAACGCCACGTACCCTTCCACCGCGGCGGCGTCGAGCGGGTCGGCGGCGAGCGCCGCCTCCCAGGCGGTCCGGGCGGCCTCGACGTTCCCCAGCTTCCGCGCCACCTGGGCGCAGGCGAGCTGGCGGCGGGCCTCCGCGGCGCGGGCGGGCTCGGCCTCGTGCAGCTCGCGCCGCCGCGCGTCCCGGAGCGCGTCCGGGACGCCCGCCGCCAGGCACCGCCGCACGCCGCGCCAGTTGCCGGCGCGGGCGTCGTGCGCGAGGCGCGGGGCGGGCGTGGCGAGCGCGCCCTGGGCCAGGTCGAGCCGCGCGAGCAGCGCGCCGGTGCGGGGGGCGTGATCGGGCGCGAGCGGCCGGGCCCGGAGCGCCTCCAGCTCCTCCCGGAGCGCGCGCGCCGCGCGGCGGACCTCGGGGAAGTCGGCGTCGGGCGGCATGCCGAGCAGGGCGTACGGCCCCTCCGCGGCGCGCCGCTCCAGCACCTCCAGGCGCGCGCTCGCGCCCCCCGGGCTGGGCGGCGGCGAGGTCGGGGCCGGCTCGCGGCGGAGCGCGTCCGCGAGCGCCGCCACCGCCGCGCGCGCGGCGGGCGCGAGGTCCACGAGCTGCAGCGCGAAGCCGGGCGCCATGCGGAACGCGGCCGCCTCGGCGCGGGTGACGTGGCGCACCACCTCCGCCGCGAGCACGAGCGGCGCCCGCAGCGACGCGTGGGCCAGCTCGACCTTGACGCGCGCGAACAGCGGCGGCAGGTCGTCGTCCGCGCGCAGGTACAGGCCGGCCCGGGTGAGCTCGACGATGGGCAGCCGCCGCGGCACCGGACCGGCGCGCAGCAGCGCGGTCAGCTCGGGCTCGGGGCGGGTGGCGGCGGCCGCGCGCGCGCGCTCCGCCTCGTCGGCGCGGCGGTCGGGGACGGCGGCGGCAGGGGCCGGGGCCGCCGGGCGTGCCAGCCGGGCCGCGGCCGGGCGCAGCGCCTCCGCCAGGGCGCCCATGTCCTGGAAGCGGTCGGCCGGCGCCTTGGCGAGCGCGCGCAGCACGGCGGCCTCCAGCTCCGGCTCGAGGTCGGCGAACGCGGACGGCGGCGGCGGCGGCTCGCGCAGGTGCGCGAGGAGCAGCTTCTGGACCGGCCCGGAGTCGAACGGGCGGCGCCCGGCGAGCAGCTCGTACGCCATCACCCCGAGCGCGTACACGTCGGTGCGGGCGTCCACCGGCCCGCCCTCGCACTGCTCGGGGGCCATGTACTCGGGGGTGCCGATGATCGCGCTCGAGCCGCCGGTGGCGTGCCCGGTGGCGCTGCGCAGCTTGGCGATCCCGAAGTCCACCAGCTTCACGAAGTCCGGGCGCCCGCGGCGGGGCACGAGGAACACGTTCTCGGGCTTGAGGTCGCGGTGGACCACCCCGCGCTCGTGCGCGCACTGCAGCGCGTCGCAGAGCTGGAGCAGCACCTGCAGCGCCACGGAGCGCGGCAGCGGGCCGCGGGCGAGCCGCTCGGCCAGCGTCTCGCCCTCGAGCAGCTCCATCACGTAGTAGCGCCGGCCGGACGGCAGCGAGGCGAGGTCGTACACCCCGACGATGTTCTCGTGGCCGATGAGGTTCACCGCCCGCGCCTCGTCGTAGAAGCGCTGGACGAGCTCCGCGTCGGCGGCCATCGACTCGTTCAGGAACTTGATGGCCACCCGGCTGCCGATGACCGGGTGCTCGGCCAGGTACACCGTGCCCATGCCGCCACGCCCCAGCATGCGCACGATGCGGAAGCTGCCCACCTGCGCGCCCACCAGCGGGTCCGCGCCGGCGTCCGGCGGCGGCGCGGCGGCGCACCCGCCGAACACCAGCGTGCGGGCGGCGGCGTCGGCGGGGGTGCAGGGGTAGGACGGCGCGTGCGGTGCTCCGCAGCGCAGGCAGGCGGTCGCGCCCGCGGACTCGTGGACCTTTCCCGGTTCCTGCAATGAACCCCCCGCGGTTTGCACGTTCAGCCTAGCAGACGGCGGCGGCGGGCCGTGCCCCGCGCAGGGGGGACAGATCCGCGCGCGCGCCGTCGCGGACCCCGGAAACCGCTTGCCCCACCGTGCGAACATTGATTGAACCAACCCGAGCCATGCCCGACCTCAGGAAGATGACCGTGGAGAGCCTCCGCGCGCTCGCGCGCAAGGTCCTCGGGCCGGGTCACTCCCGGCTGAAGACCAAGGCGGAGCTGGTCAGCGCGCTCGAGGAGGCCGGGGCGGGCGAGCCCGCCAGGGCGGCGCCGTCGGGCCCGTCCGCGGCGAAGGCGGCCCCCAGGGCGAAGCCGGCAGCCAAGGCGAAGCCGCCACCGAGCGTGAAGCCGGAGAGGCCGGGGCCGGGCGCGCGCGTCCGCGCCGCGGCGGGACGCGCCGTGAAGGCCACCGGCGAGGCGGTGCGCGCGGTGAAGCAGGCGGCGGGCGAGGTGGCCCGCCGGGGCGCGAGGAAGCCGGCGCGGGAGGCCGCCGCCGAGGTGGCGGAGGCGGGCGTGCCGGCGCCCTCGAAGGCGGCGAAGCCGGGCCGGCCCGGCGCGGCCGCCCGCGCGGCGCGCGCCGGCGCCGGGGCGGCCATCGGGGCGGTGGTCGGCGCGAAGGCGGGCGCCGCCCCGGCCCGGGCGCGCAAGGCGGGCAAGGCGGCGACCGCGGCGGCGGCCGTGGCGGGCGCGGCGGTGGGCGCGGCCGTCGGCGCCGCGGCCGGGGCGCGCGCCGGGCGGCGAAAGGCCGCGGCGCGCAGGCCGCGCGGCGCGGTGCCGGACGCGGAGGGCTTCTTCGTGGCGCGCGTGCGCGGCGAGGACGCCGTGCGCGACGCGCCGCACCCGCTGGTCGAGCCGGAGCCGGAGGACGAGGACGCCGCCGCCGAGGAGGCGGAGGGCACGCCCTCCGGCGCGCCCGCGTACGACGAGGGGCTGGGGGAGCTGCCCTGGGGCTACGGCGACGACGCGTTCGTCGCGCTCCCCCGCGACCCGCGCACGCTCTTCCTCTACTGGGACTGGTCCGGCGCCACGCTGGACGCCGCGTTCCAGGGGCTCGAGCACGGGCGCTCGCAGCTCTGGGTCTTCGCGCGGAGCGGCGCCGGGTGGGAGCGCGTGCGGGTGATCGACTTCGCGCTCGAGTCGCGCGGCTACTACGTGCACGACCTCGAGCCGGGGCGGGCCTACCGCGCCGAGATCCACGTGGTCGACCGGCGGGGCGCCGAGCGCCTGGTCGCCCGCCCGTCGAACCCGGTCGGCCTGCCGCCGTCGGGCCCGTCGGGCGTGGTGGACGACCGGTTCGTGCGCATCCCCTGGGACATGCCGCTCGGCCGGCTGCTCGGGCCGGGCCACGCGGGCGGCCCGTTCTCCGACGAGGTGCGCGCGCTGCTGGCGCGCCTGTCCGACTGGTCGCGCTTCGGCAGCGCGCCGGTGTGGGGCGGGAGCGCGGGCGGGATGGGGGGGCGGCCGTCGTCCCCGACCGCGGCGCCGTCGTCGCCGGGGCGGCCCGTCGAGCCGAGGGAGAAGTAGATGATCGACGTGCGCGGCTACGTGGCGCTCCAGCTCCACGCGCACCTGCCGTTCGTCCGGCACCCCGAGTACGACGACTTCCTGGAGGAGGACTGGCTCTACGAGGCCATCTCCGAGACGTACCTCCCGCTGCTCCAGGCGTTCGACCGGCTCACCGACGAGGGCGTGCCGTTCCGCGTCTCGATGACGATGACGCCGCCGCTCGTCGCCATGCTCCGCGACGAGCTGCTCATGTCGCGGTACGCGCGGCGCCTCGACAAGCTCTGCGAGCTCGCGGACAAGGAGGTCCACCGCACCCGCAAGGACGCGACCTTCCACGGCCTGGCGCTGCACTACCAGCAGGAGTTCCGCGGGCTGCGGGCGCTGTTCGGCGACCGCTACCGCCGCGACCTGGTGGGCGCCTTCAAGCGGCTGGAGGACGCGGGCCGGCTCGAGATCGTCACCTGCGGCGCGACGCACGGGTTCCTGCCGCTCATGCAGGAGTATCCCGAGGCCGTGCGCGCGCAGATCGCGGTCGCGGTCGCGCACCACCGCCGCCACTTCGGCCGGGATCCGGCCGGCATCTGGCTGCCGGAGTGCGGCTACTTCCCCGGCCTCGACGCGTACCTGGCCGAGCAGAACATCCGCTACTTCTTCGTGGACACCCACGGCATCACCGACGCCACCCCGCGCCCGCGCTACGGCGTCTACGCGCCCATCTACACGCCCACCGGGCCGGCCGCGTTCGGGCGCGACGCCGAGTCGTCGATGCAGGTGTGGAGCGCGGAGTCCGGCTACCCGGGCGACGCCGACTACCGCGAGTTCTACCGGGACGTGGGCTGGGACCTCGACCTCGACTACGTCCGGCCGTACATCCAGCCCACCGGGCAGCGGAAGAACGTCGGCATCAAGTACTACCGGATCACCGGCCGGACCGCGCACAAGGAGCCCTACGACCCGGGCCGCGCGCGCGAGCGGGCCGCGCAGCACGCCGGCAACTTCATGTTCAACCGCGAGCGGCAGATCGAGCACCTCGCCTCGCGGATGGGCGGCGTGCGCCCCATCGTCGTCTCGCCCTACGACGCCGAGCTGTACGGTCACTGGTGGTACGAGGGGCCGATGTTCATCGACTACCTCGTGCGCAAGACCGCCTACGACCAGCGCGCCTTCCGGCTGGCCACGCCCGGCGACTACCTGCGCGAGAACCCCGAGCAGCAGCTCGCCACCCCGCCGCTCTGCTCCTGGGGTGCGGGCGGCTACGCCGGCGTGTGGCTGGACGGCTCGAACGACTGGATCTATCGCCACCTCCACAAGGCGGCCGAGCGGATGATCGCGCTGGCGCGCGACTACAAGCAGCCCACCGACCTGGAGCGCCGCGCGCTCTCGCAGGCCGCGCGCGAGCTCCTGCTGGCGCAGTCGTCCGACTGGGCCTTCATCATGAAGACCGGCACCATGGTGGACTACGCCATCCGGCGCACGAAGGAGCACGTGCTCCGCTTCACGCGGCTCCACGACCAGCTCCGCGCCGGCCGGATCGACGAGGGGTGGCTCGCCCACGTCGAGCAGAAGGACAACATCTTCCCCGAGATCGACTACACCGTGTACGCGCCGCGCTGACCGCTGCGCGGCGGCCGGGCCCCCTCGGTGCCTGCCGCCGCCGCGGGCGGCGCCTCGCCGCGGCGCTGCTGATCCTCGCCGGCTGCTCGTCGGGCGGGAGCGATCCGGCGCCGGTCACCGGCTTCACGCAGGCAGACCTCGCCGGCGACTGGGACATCCTCCAGCTCGCCACGAACGACGCGGCGGGCTGGGCGGACGTGGTGGTCCGCATCGCCGCCTCGGGCCAGGTGACCGTGCTCTCGTCCCTCGACGACGCGGGCGACACGGGCCTGCCGCCGACCGGGTTCGACCTGAAGGCGCTCATCGCCGAGCACGGCACCGTGCGCCTCGCCGGCGCGGACGGCGACCCGACGTTCCACGGCGCCATGACCGCGGCCCGCACGCTGCTGTTCGGCACCGGCCAGGAGGGCGCGCCGGTCGTGCGGCGGAACCTGTACGCGTGGCGCAAGCGCGTGCCCGGGCTGACCTACTCGGCCGCCGACCTCGCCGGCCGCAGCTTCGCCTTCCACGGCCTCTACGCCGGCGCCGGCGTCCGCTGGACCCATGGCGCCGCGAGCACCGACGCGGCCGGCGTGCTCACCGTGGGCGAGCTCCACGCCTCCGACGGCGTCGGGATGGACCCGGGCGCGGCGGGGACGCTCTCGGTGGACGCGGCGGGGGTGGTGCGGCTCGACGACGGCGCCGCGACGCGGGGCGTGATGGCGCCGGAGAAGAACGCGGTGTTCCTGGTGCACCTCTCCGGCGACCCCACCGCGCGCGAGCCCGGCTTCCTGGTGCTCCAGCGCACCGGCCGGACCTTCGCGCAGGCCGACCTGGCCGGCGACTGGGCGCTGCACCTCGTCTACAGCGGCGCGAGCGTGCTCTCGTCGGGCTGGAACACGGCGCGGAGTCGATCGACGCGAGCGGCACGCTCACGTTCAGCGCGTTCGAGAACAGCGCCGGCTCGACGGTGCTGCCGCGCTTCCGCCGGATCGCGCTGTCCCCCGGCGGGCGGCTGACGACCGACGCGGCCCCGACCTGCCTCGGCCAGCTGTCCTGGGACGGGGACTACTACGTCCGCATCTCGGGCGGCGCGACGAACCCGTCGCTCGGCATCAATGCGCGGTGACGGCGGGGCCGTCGGTCGCGCGACGACGGGGGCCGTCGACGCGAGGTGACGCCGCGGCAGGGCGCCTCCCTCGGCGGGCCGTCCGGGACGCTCGGCGCCCTCGCGGCCGCGCGGATCCCGCGTTGACGCCCCGCGCCGACCCGACTAGCCTCCCCCCCCGCACGCATCTCCCCGGAGATTCCTCCGAGGATCCGAGAGATTCCGCACCCGATGGCCGACGAACTTGGAACGACCGAGCGCGAGATCATCGCGCAGCGTCTGAAGAAGGCCGAGGCGCTCCGCGCCCTCGGCGTGAACCCCTTCGGAAACGGCTGGCAGCCCCGCCACCTCGCCGACGAGCTGCTGCGCCACTACGGCGACCAGCCCGCCGAGGAGATCGCGAAGGACCCCGGCGACTGGTCGCTCGCCGGTCGCGTCCTGGCGGTCCGCTCCTTCGGCAAGGCCGCGTTCCTGCGCGTCCGCGACCGCTCCGCCGAGCTCCAGGTGTGGGTGAAGAAGGATCGCGTGGGCGAGCAGGCGTTCGAGGTCTTCAAGCTGCTCGACATCGGCGACATCGTGGGCGCGGAGGGGCCGGCGACCCGCACCAAGACCGGCGAGCTGACGCTGGAGGCGCGGACGTTCACCATCCTCACCAAGGCGACGCGCCCGCTGCCGGAGAAGTGGCACGGCCTCACCGACGTGGAGCAGCGCTACCGCCAGCGCTACGTGGACCTGGTGGTGACGCCCGGCGTGCGCGAGGCGTTCGTGAAGCGCGCCCGCATCGTCTCCGGGATCCGCCGCTTCCTGGACGCGCGCGGCTACCTCGAGGTGGAGACGCCCACGCTGCACAAGCCGGAGGAGGCCGGCGGCGCGGCCGCGCGGCCGTTCGAGACGCACCACAACGCGCTCGACCTGGACCTGAAGCTCCGCATCGCCACCGAGCTGCACCTGAAGCGCCTCGTGGTGGGCGGCCTGGATCGCGTGTACGAGATCGGCCGGATCTGGCGCAACGAGGGGATCGACCGGCGCCACAACCCGGAGTTCACCTCGATCGAGTTCTACCAGGCGTACGCCACCCACGAGGACCTGATGCGCCTCACCGAGGAGCTGATGCACCGGCTCGCGGTGGAGGTGACCGGCGGGCCGGTGGTGACGTTCCAGGGCCAGGCCATCGACCTGACCCCGCCGTTCCCGCGCGTCTCCATGCTGGAGGTGGGCGCGCGAGCGCTGGGGCTGTCGCCGGACGACGCGCTGGCCGGCCGCGGCCTCGCCGAGGCGCTCTCGCGCGCGGCGGCGCGCGAGAACGACTCCGAGGACGCCTGGAAGCTGGAGCAGGCCGCGAAGAAGACGCCGGGCGAGGCGGTGGCGCTCGCGTTCGAGATCTTCGGCGAGCCGCAGCTCCCGAAGGACCGGCCCGCGTTCGTGGTGGACTTCCCGCTCGAGACGAGCCCGCTCTCCCGCCGGCGCGACGCCGACCCCCGGCTGGTGGACCGCTTCGAGCTGTTCGCCGCGGGCATGGAGCTCGCGAACGCGTTCTCCGAGCTGAACGACCCGGCCGACCAGCGCGCGCGGTTCGAGGCGCAGATGCGCGCCAAGGCCGC encodes:
- a CDS encoding DUF4912 domain-containing protein, whose amino-acid sequence is MPDLRKMTVESLRALARKVLGPGHSRLKTKAELVSALEEAGAGEPARAAPSGPSAAKAAPRAKPAAKAKPPPSVKPERPGPGARVRAAAGRAVKATGEAVRAVKQAAGEVARRGARKPAREAAAEVAEAGVPAPSKAAKPGRPGAAARAARAGAGAAIGAVVGAKAGAAPARARKAGKAATAAAAVAGAAVGAAVGAAAGARAGRRKAAARRPRGAVPDAEGFFVARVRGEDAVRDAPHPLVEPEPEDEDAAAEEAEGTPSGAPAYDEGLGELPWGYGDDAFVALPRDPRTLFLYWDWSGATLDAAFQGLEHGRSQLWVFARSGAGWERVRVIDFALESRGYYVHDLEPGRAYRAEIHVVDRRGAERLVARPSNPVGLPPSGPSGVVDDRFVRIPWDMPLGRLLGPGHAGGPFSDEVRALLARLSDWSRFGSAPVWGGSAGGMGGRPSSPTAAPSSPGRPVEPREK
- a CDS encoding glycoside hydrolase family 57 protein, with protein sequence MIDVRGYVALQLHAHLPFVRHPEYDDFLEEDWLYEAISETYLPLLQAFDRLTDEGVPFRVSMTMTPPLVAMLRDELLMSRYARRLDKLCELADKEVHRTRKDATFHGLALHYQQEFRGLRALFGDRYRRDLVGAFKRLEDAGRLEIVTCGATHGFLPLMQEYPEAVRAQIAVAVAHHRRHFGRDPAGIWLPECGYFPGLDAYLAEQNIRYFFVDTHGITDATPRPRYGVYAPIYTPTGPAAFGRDAESSMQVWSAESGYPGDADYREFYRDVGWDLDLDYVRPYIQPTGQRKNVGIKYYRITGRTAHKEPYDPGRARERAAQHAGNFMFNRERQIEHLASRMGGVRPIVVSPYDAELYGHWWYEGPMFIDYLVRKTAYDQRAFRLATPGDYLRENPEQQLATPPLCSWGAGGYAGVWLDGSNDWIYRHLHKAAERMIALARDYKQPTDLERRALSQAARELLLAQSSDWAFIMKTGTMVDYAIRRTKEHVLRFTRLHDQLRAGRIDEGWLAHVEQKDNIFPEIDYTVYAPR
- the lysS gene encoding lysine--tRNA ligase; amino-acid sequence: MADELGTTEREIIAQRLKKAEALRALGVNPFGNGWQPRHLADELLRHYGDQPAEEIAKDPGDWSLAGRVLAVRSFGKAAFLRVRDRSAELQVWVKKDRVGEQAFEVFKLLDIGDIVGAEGPATRTKTGELTLEARTFTILTKATRPLPEKWHGLTDVEQRYRQRYVDLVVTPGVREAFVKRARIVSGIRRFLDARGYLEVETPTLHKPEEAGGAAARPFETHHNALDLDLKLRIATELHLKRLVVGGLDRVYEIGRIWRNEGIDRRHNPEFTSIEFYQAYATHEDLMRLTEELMHRLAVEVTGGPVVTFQGQAIDLTPPFPRVSMLEVGARALGLSPDDALAGRGLAEALSRAAARENDSEDAWKLEQAAKKTPGEAVALAFEIFGEPQLPKDRPAFVVDFPLETSPLSRRRDADPRLVDRFELFAAGMELANAFSELNDPADQRARFEAQMRAKAAGDEEAMPYDEDFVRALEHGMPPTAGEGIGIDRLAMLFTDSASIRDVILFPLLKSRD